One genomic window of Ruminococcus gauvreauii includes the following:
- a CDS encoding M18 family aminopeptidase, with the protein MERKIAKELLTFIAQSPSTFHAVQSITDILDQNGFHRLSECGQWTLAPGKYYVTRNRSSVAAFYIPEHEFSNYQIIACHSDSPAFKIKEHGEIVVDRAYTKLNTEVYGGMLFAPWFDRPLSVAGRVLVREDTRLVTKLVNVDRDLLVIPNLAIHMNREINSGYTYNAQKDLLPLFGDENAKGTLMDIIAESAGVSRASIAGSDLFLYNRMAGTIWGSDGEFLSAPRLDDLQCTFASLKGFLCADNPDCVSLFTVLDNEEVGSSTKQGAASPFLSDVLRRINRTLGGDEEDYCVRLANSFMVSADNAHAVHPNHPDKSDPENRVYPNRGIVIKCSANQKYTTDGVSSAIFRTICERAKVPYQIFANRSDMAGGSTLGSISNTQVAVNTVDIGLAQLAMHSPYETGGVRDTCFMSAAAEAFYHTRISCEADGVYVVHQDDHRRQSPV; encoded by the coding sequence ATGGAACGAAAAATCGCGAAAGAATTGTTGACATTTATCGCACAAAGCCCCAGCACTTTTCATGCGGTACAGTCAATTACAGATATACTGGACCAGAATGGATTTCACAGGCTTTCTGAATGCGGGCAGTGGACTCTGGCTCCCGGAAAATATTACGTTACGCGCAACCGCTCCTCAGTTGCCGCATTTTATATCCCGGAACATGAGTTTTCCAATTATCAGATCATCGCATGCCACAGCGATTCACCTGCCTTTAAGATCAAGGAACACGGCGAGATCGTCGTTGACCGCGCCTACACGAAGCTGAACACGGAAGTCTACGGCGGCATGCTTTTTGCACCCTGGTTCGACCGTCCGCTTTCCGTCGCCGGACGCGTTCTAGTCAGAGAGGATACCAGACTTGTCACTAAGCTGGTAAATGTGGACCGTGATCTTCTTGTGATCCCGAATCTTGCGATCCATATGAACCGCGAAATCAATTCCGGTTATACATACAACGCACAGAAAGATCTGCTCCCACTGTTCGGCGACGAAAATGCCAAAGGCACTCTGATGGACATCATCGCCGAATCCGCGGGCGTTTCCCGCGCTTCCATCGCAGGCAGCGACCTCTTTCTGTATAACCGCATGGCCGGGACCATCTGGGGTTCCGACGGAGAATTCCTCTCTGCACCGCGTCTAGATGATCTGCAGTGCACGTTTGCGTCGCTGAAGGGATTCCTTTGTGCGGACAATCCGGATTGCGTCAGCCTTTTTACTGTTCTGGACAATGAGGAGGTGGGAAGTTCTACAAAGCAGGGTGCCGCCTCCCCGTTTCTAAGCGATGTCCTTCGCCGTATCAACCGTACCCTGGGCGGGGATGAGGAGGACTACTGTGTCAGACTCGCCAACAGCTTCATGGTGTCCGCTGACAACGCTCACGCTGTGCACCCGAATCATCCCGACAAATCTGATCCGGAAAACCGCGTCTATCCAAACCGCGGAATCGTCATTAAATGCAGCGCCAATCAGAAATATACGACAGACGGCGTATCGTCTGCGATCTTCCGCACCATATGTGAACGCGCGAAAGTTCCGTATCAGATTTTCGCAAACCGTTCCGATATGGCAGGAGGTTCCACACTCGGAAGTATTTCCAATACACAGGTTGCAGTGAATACCGTGGACATCGGACTGGCTCAGCTTGCCATGCACTCCCCGTACGAGACGGGGGGCGTCAGGGATACCTGCTTTATGTCTGCAGCCGCCGAAGCGTTTTATCATACGCGTATCTCCTGTGAAGCAGACGGGGTTTATGTGGTTCATCAGGATGATCACCGGCGTCAGTCTCCTGTATAA
- a CDS encoding CHAD domain-containing protein: MQKRDRILLYRRDYLKNRKSDVRFTGIKKMCSLFGSNTADRKRGACLAEELFRQKNPSFDKFSKIAKAAYMLKDVGAFVFDEKSRVLEGDMILTHPIAELTGREQLYLAEALSALRITKGKYKYRFLEDERDRAVVTCIVKAVQDAERRTGKASNRTAADNVPCHIQAFIRKAIHELKELTGPETDYGDPEVIHDIRVAFRRLYSVMDVFAEMIRPEWIQRFGVLLKREISLLGKLRDLDVRQEKITYLLKKNGRVPEEIPVYRKMLEVSRAEAIERVEEHCRSEEFRDFLESLERSAEEPVCLPILVRTGQARPFRTEEVRQRYLSKCREEIGAYREWLGGMYVPEPVLHRLRLSFKRLRYVQEFFGKFPGSGREKTVSDGRWFQETLGELHDYAVLRNDIAAKMPKVRKVADRRELTVLKQLRTSAGEEMDQLYRRFIKRWNHR; this comes from the coding sequence ATGCAAAAAAGAGACCGTATACTGCTGTACAGACGTGATTATCTGAAAAACAGGAAGTCTGATGTCCGATTTACAGGGATTAAAAAGATGTGCAGCCTGTTCGGGAGCAATACTGCGGACAGAAAGAGAGGCGCCTGCCTGGCGGAGGAATTGTTCAGACAGAAAAATCCGTCTTTCGATAAATTTTCGAAGATTGCAAAAGCCGCTTATATGCTGAAAGACGTCGGTGCCTTTGTATTTGATGAAAAGTCCAGGGTTCTGGAGGGCGATATGATTCTGACACATCCGATCGCTGAACTTACCGGCAGGGAACAGCTGTATCTGGCAGAAGCGTTAAGTGCACTTCGGATTACAAAGGGAAAATATAAGTACAGATTCCTGGAAGATGAAAGAGACAGAGCCGTTGTCACGTGCATCGTAAAGGCTGTGCAGGATGCTGAACGAAGAACCGGCAAAGCGTCGAACCGGACAGCCGCCGACAATGTTCCCTGTCATATACAGGCGTTTATCCGAAAAGCTATTCACGAGTTAAAAGAGCTGACGGGACCGGAGACGGATTATGGAGATCCGGAGGTCATCCATGATATCAGGGTAGCATTCAGAAGACTGTATTCTGTCATGGATGTTTTTGCTGAGATGATCCGGCCGGAATGGATACAGAGATTTGGTGTGCTGCTGAAACGTGAGATCTCTTTGCTGGGAAAACTTCGGGACCTGGATGTACGGCAGGAGAAAATAACATATTTGCTGAAGAAGAACGGCAGAGTGCCGGAAGAAATCCCTGTTTACCGAAAGATGCTGGAAGTGTCCAGGGCGGAGGCGATCGAACGTGTGGAAGAGCACTGCCGGTCAGAAGAATTTCGGGATTTTCTTGAGTCACTGGAACGGTCGGCAGAGGAACCTGTCTGCCTGCCGATTCTGGTCAGGACAGGACAGGCCCGGCCGTTTCGGACGGAAGAGGTCAGACAGAGGTATCTTAGTAAATGCCGTGAGGAAATCGGCGCATACAGAGAATGGCTCGGCGGAATGTATGTTCCGGAACCCGTACTGCACAGGCTGCGCCTGTCTTTTAAGAGACTGCGGTATGTTCAGGAGTTTTTTGGAAAGTTTCCGGGGAGCGGAAGGGAAAAGACGGTATCTGACGGCAGGTGGTTTCAGGAGACACTCGGAGAACTGCACGATTATGCCGTGCTGAGAAATGATATTGCTGCGAAGATGCCGAAGGTGAGAAAGGTCGCAGACAGGCGTGAACTGACGGTTTTGAAGCAGCTGAGAACTTCTGCAGGAGAAGAGATGGATCAACTGTACCGCAGATTTATAAAGAGGTGGAATCACCGGTGA
- a CDS encoding sensor histidine kinase, with amino-acid sequence MIPVFFEQIAGLLIQLLPCSAICYYLMEQHFCIPKRKLFLQLGLLLFLTTTAFGMFSAAFHRHQTENAYLYLNLIFLGEVFLYGMYFIFTSRINVWVKRFIFIFAFNYGLFIGLLKNAFGSVFHYFSGRGSELLYDGPMIFVVLLMEVLTFPPLFHIMRKFKWLRDSLSDTAIWRTLTIIDIIFSAVYYLFSLRLGMTELDDAITVLAIIFIFLSQMLLIYLSLQILAQMLRKEQVQQTTANIKNQMDIQAVQYDTLNQLLNQTRVLRHDMKHHLHSIQIFLEDGEPELAREYLKLLASQDVLAAPSPYCANPFINATISYYLGLAEKSGIRIEHSISLDENIPFDNTDLCIMIGNCLENALDAAKDTVSSGNAFIRVRGKWVEHYYIFSVQNSYLHLPRKSGDVFFSTKHSGCAIGLKSIRSIADKYHGQMSVDYHDSIFQISIALAPLHENTQ; translated from the coding sequence ATGATACCAGTATTCTTTGAACAGATTGCCGGTCTTCTCATTCAGCTGCTCCCCTGCTCCGCGATCTGCTATTACCTGATGGAGCAGCACTTTTGCATACCGAAGAGAAAGCTTTTTCTTCAACTTGGCCTGCTGCTGTTTCTCACAACCACTGCTTTTGGAATGTTCTCCGCTGCCTTTCACAGACATCAGACAGAAAATGCATACCTCTATCTGAATCTGATCTTTCTCGGGGAAGTTTTTCTTTACGGAATGTATTTCATATTCACAAGCCGGATCAATGTCTGGGTGAAGCGGTTCATTTTCATCTTCGCCTTTAACTACGGACTTTTCATCGGCCTTCTGAAAAATGCATTCGGTTCCGTTTTTCACTATTTTTCCGGAAGAGGCAGTGAACTGCTCTATGACGGACCCATGATATTTGTAGTCCTTCTGATGGAAGTGTTGACGTTTCCCCCGCTGTTTCACATTATGAGGAAATTCAAATGGCTGAGAGATTCTCTTTCCGACACCGCCATCTGGAGGACGCTTACGATCATCGATATCATCTTCAGCGCCGTTTACTATCTGTTTTCTCTTCGTCTCGGAATGACCGAGCTCGACGATGCCATCACGGTTCTGGCTATCATCTTCATCTTCCTTTCCCAGATGCTGCTGATCTATCTGTCACTGCAGATTCTGGCTCAGATGCTGAGAAAAGAGCAGGTGCAGCAGACGACCGCCAACATTAAAAACCAGATGGATATACAGGCAGTCCAGTATGACACGCTGAATCAGCTTCTGAATCAGACACGTGTTCTCCGGCACGATATGAAGCATCATCTGCATTCGATTCAAATCTTTCTGGAAGACGGCGAACCGGAACTGGCACGGGAATATTTGAAGCTGCTGGCCTCACAGGACGTACTGGCAGCACCTTCCCCGTACTGTGCCAATCCCTTTATCAACGCAACCATCAGTTATTACCTTGGTCTGGCAGAAAAATCGGGGATCCGTATCGAGCACAGTATCAGCCTGGATGAAAATATTCCGTTCGACAACACGGATCTCTGCATTATGATCGGGAACTGTCTGGAAAATGCGCTGGACGCGGCAAAAGACACCGTCTCCTCCGGGAATGCCTTTATCCGGGTCCGCGGTAAATGGGTGGAGCACTACTATATCTTCAGCGTTCAGAACAGTTATCTACATCTCCCGCGGAAATCAGGAGACGTATTCTTCTCGACGAAGCACAGCGGCTGTGCCATCGGCCTCAAGAGCATCCGGTCGATTGCTGACAAGTATCACGGACAGATGTCTGTCGATTACCATGACAGCATCTTTCAGATCAGCATCGCACTCGCACCATTGCATGAAAACACACAGTGA
- a CDS encoding LytR/AlgR family response regulator transcription factor codes for MNILICDDSVRDRANIRCLLSKYMDTQKESVRFLEFSDGSDLITYLKDHSADMIFLDIFMNQMNGIETARELRSLGCSACLIFISSSREFAVDSYSVQANYYLVKPVRYEDISSAMVSCMHHPVLEHSFQNYQLTVTHKRQEITIPQMTINYIEVYNRILTVHCTDRLIETYSTLDSVMDKLNRNCFIRPNRSYILNMHYIDHLDGNQFILKNRQAVLISRLQRRELCKTYFAFLTEQLWGPEL; via the coding sequence ATGAATATCCTGATATGTGACGATTCTGTCAGGGACAGAGCGAATATCCGCTGTCTGTTAAGCAAATACATGGATACCCAGAAAGAATCTGTCCGTTTTCTGGAATTTTCTGACGGCAGTGACCTGATCACGTATCTGAAGGACCATTCTGCGGATATGATCTTCCTTGATATCTTTATGAATCAGATGAATGGAATCGAAACCGCCAGGGAACTGCGCAGCCTCGGCTGCAGCGCCTGCCTGATCTTCATATCATCCAGCCGGGAATTTGCTGTGGACAGTTATTCTGTACAGGCAAATTATTATCTGGTGAAGCCCGTCCGCTACGAAGATATATCGAGTGCAATGGTCAGCTGCATGCATCATCCCGTGCTGGAGCATTCGTTTCAAAATTATCAGCTGACCGTGACACATAAGCGCCAGGAGATCACGATTCCGCAGATGACCATCAACTATATCGAAGTGTACAACAGGATCCTCACTGTCCACTGTACGGACAGACTGATCGAGACATACAGCACCCTCGATTCCGTGATGGATAAGCTGAACCGGAACTGCTTTATCCGCCCGAACCGCAGCTATATTTTAAATATGCACTACATAGACCATTTGGACGGAAACCAGTTTATCCTGAAAAACCGCCAGGCAGTACTGATCTCACGATTACAGCGCAGGGAACTGTGCAAAACATACTTTGCTTTTCTGACCGAGCAGTTATGGGGGCCGGAATTATGA
- a CDS encoding stage II sporulation protein M: MRRFRLKPDVPVRLFIYLYLGAFLLGILAVNQLWKVDGFRDYVSVYAVLEQYKVSHIDMKKYGLFMLREKSLFVGVSMLAGIAGAGEILAVLVSLWLGFLAGGLAVLFLLQSGLKGFLFCMAGILSQLIFYIPAVFGFLLLMGKHKRSVQGYPSVTAQEIRWPILLCVIFLFCMALGILIETYVNSVLWLKIFT; the protein is encoded by the coding sequence ATGAGAAGATTCAGATTAAAGCCGGATGTTCCCGTCCGGCTTTTTATATACCTGTATTTGGGGGCATTTTTACTTGGGATCCTGGCGGTGAATCAGCTGTGGAAAGTGGATGGATTCCGGGATTACGTGTCGGTCTATGCGGTGCTGGAACAATACAAGGTATCACACATTGATATGAAAAAATACGGGCTTTTTATGCTGAGAGAAAAGAGTCTGTTTGTGGGAGTCAGTATGCTGGCGGGAATTGCGGGGGCCGGCGAAATCCTGGCGGTTCTGGTGTCGCTGTGGCTGGGATTTCTGGCGGGCGGCCTCGCAGTACTGTTTCTGCTGCAGTCAGGCCTCAAGGGATTTTTATTCTGTATGGCGGGAATCCTCTCACAGCTGATCTTTTACATACCTGCGGTATTTGGCTTCCTGCTACTGATGGGAAAACACAAGCGGTCAGTCCAGGGATATCCGTCCGTCACGGCACAGGAGATCAGATGGCCGATTCTACTGTGTGTGATTTTCCTGTTCTGTATGGCGCTGGGAATTTTGATTGAGACCTATGTAAATTCCGTTTTATGGCTGAAAATCTTTACTTGA
- the xerD gene encoding site-specific tyrosine recombinase XerD has product MVGAIQEFIDYLNNVKKTSRNTQVSYERDLKKMARYLQTLDITEISQVTATNLNTYMLYLERENFAPSTVSRSVAAMRAFFQYLLKEHMVETDPSDGLKPPKVEKKAPEVLTIEEVDLLLKQPSDMTPKGLRDKAMLELLYATGIRVSELVHLKLSDVNIQMGYITCTEHDKERIIPFGNVSRKALETYLNEARGALIGVQDCGLLFTNCSGKPMSRQGFWKVLKGYAKSANITTDITPHTLRHSFATHLIQNGADLKSVQEMLGHADISSTQMYLHMNVNKIRDVYTKAHPRK; this is encoded by the coding sequence ATGGTAGGCGCAATTCAAGAATTTATTGATTATCTGAATAATGTAAAGAAGACTTCCAGAAACACACAGGTGTCATATGAGCGTGATTTGAAGAAGATGGCACGATATCTGCAGACTCTCGATATAACGGAGATATCGCAGGTGACAGCAACGAATCTGAATACTTATATGCTGTATCTGGAACGGGAAAATTTTGCTCCCTCTACCGTATCACGAAGCGTGGCGGCGATGAGGGCTTTTTTTCAGTACCTGCTGAAAGAGCATATGGTTGAGACGGATCCGTCGGATGGATTGAAGCCGCCAAAGGTTGAGAAGAAAGCTCCCGAGGTATTGACCATAGAGGAGGTCGACCTGCTGCTGAAGCAGCCGTCAGACATGACGCCGAAGGGACTCAGGGACAAGGCAATGCTGGAACTCCTCTATGCAACAGGTATACGCGTCAGCGAGCTGGTGCATTTAAAACTATCGGATGTCAATATCCAGATGGGGTATATCACCTGTACGGAACATGATAAAGAGCGGATCATTCCATTCGGCAATGTTTCAAGAAAGGCGCTTGAGACGTATCTGAATGAGGCCAGAGGGGCGCTGATCGGGGTACAGGACTGCGGACTGCTGTTTACAAACTGTTCGGGAAAGCCGATGAGCAGACAGGGCTTCTGGAAAGTGCTGAAAGGCTATGCGAAATCCGCCAATATCACAACTGACATCACGCCCCATACGCTGCGTCATTCCTTTGCAACACATCTGATACAAAACGGTGCAGATCTGAAAAGTGTACAGGAGATGCTGGGACATGCCGATATCTCGTCAACGCAGATGTATCTGCATATGAATGTGAATAAAATCAGGGATGTATATACGAAAGCACATCCAAGGAAATAG
- a CDS encoding 3-deoxy-7-phosphoheptulonate synthase codes for MSIELMKKLPTPSQIKEEYPVTEQIIALKKERDAMIRDVLTGVSDKFLVIIGPCSADNEDPVCEYISRLAKVQERVSDRLILIPRIYTNKPRTTGEGYKGIVHQPDPEKKPDLLQGLITVRKLHMRAIKETGLTSADEMLYPETWLYLDDLLSYVAIGARSVENQQHRLVASGMDVPAGMKNPTSGDFTVMLNSVYAAQHGHSFIYRNWEAHTHGNDLAHTILRGAVNKHGNAIPNYHYEDLQLLLEKYQDHDLKNMATIVDANHSNSNKQFMEQIRIVKEVLHSRSVSGDIRNFVKGVMIESYIEEGCQKIGPNHIYGKSITDPCLGWEDSERLIETIAELC; via the coding sequence ATGAGTATTGAATTGATGAAAAAACTTCCGACGCCGTCACAGATCAAAGAAGAGTATCCGGTCACGGAGCAGATCATCGCATTGAAAAAAGAACGCGATGCAATGATCCGCGATGTTCTGACCGGAGTATCCGATAAATTCCTGGTCATTATCGGCCCCTGTTCCGCCGACAATGAGGACCCCGTATGCGAATACATCAGCCGGCTGGCAAAAGTCCAGGAACGCGTCTCAGACCGCCTGATCCTGATCCCCAGAATCTACACGAACAAACCGCGCACCACCGGTGAGGGCTATAAGGGGATCGTCCATCAGCCGGATCCCGAGAAAAAACCTGATCTGCTGCAGGGGCTGATCACCGTGCGCAAACTTCATATGCGCGCAATCAAAGAGACGGGACTCACCTCAGCCGATGAGATGCTGTATCCGGAAACATGGCTCTACCTTGATGATCTGCTGTCCTATGTGGCGATCGGCGCACGTTCGGTTGAGAATCAGCAGCATCGTCTCGTCGCAAGCGGCATGGATGTGCCTGCCGGCATGAAGAACCCGACGAGCGGTGATTTCACGGTCATGCTGAATTCCGTGTATGCCGCACAGCACGGTCACAGCTTTATCTACCGGAACTGGGAAGCCCATACCCACGGCAACGACCTGGCGCATACGATCCTGCGCGGTGCCGTCAACAAACATGGAAATGCAATCCCCAATTATCATTATGAGGATCTCCAGCTGCTGCTCGAAAAATATCAGGATCATGATCTGAAAAATATGGCTACCATCGTGGATGCGAACCATTCCAACTCCAACAAGCAGTTCATGGAGCAGATCCGTATCGTCAAGGAAGTGCTGCACAGCCGCAGCGTGTCCGGTGATATCCGTAACTTTGTAAAAGGAGTTATGATCGAGAGTTACATCGAAGAAGGATGTCAGAAGATCGGGCCGAATCATATCTATGGCAAATCCATAACCGATCCATGTCTCGGATGGGAAGATTCGGAGAGGCTGATCGAAACGATCGCAGAATTATGTTAA